Proteins from one Bradyrhizobium amphicarpaeae genomic window:
- a CDS encoding N-formylglutamate amidohydrolase: MTRFDGEMSPAFEIVEPAQWRAPVIFNSPHSGSTYPDEFLAASRIDLPTLRRSEDSFMDELIGHLSERGFPTVRVNFPRSYVDVNREPYELDPRMFSGRLPSFANTRSMRVAGGLGTIPRVVGDGQEIYRERLLVDDALGRIETLYKPYHRALRRLINKVHQMFGTVVLVDCHSMPSVGVSRDEPRRPDVVIGDRYGTSCTPLLPDRVEETMTGLGYSIGRNKPYAGGFITEHYGNPASGLHAVQLELNRAIYMDERRRERSARFTQVASDFGVLADVLATTIPFGDLGPFQAAAE; the protein is encoded by the coding sequence ATGACCCGGTTTGACGGCGAGATGTCGCCAGCCTTCGAGATCGTTGAGCCCGCGCAATGGCGCGCGCCTGTCATCTTCAACTCGCCCCATTCCGGCTCGACCTATCCGGACGAATTCCTCGCGGCGTCCAGGATCGACCTGCCGACGCTGCGGCGGTCCGAAGATTCCTTCATGGACGAGCTGATCGGCCATCTCAGCGAGCGCGGCTTCCCGACCGTGCGGGTCAACTTTCCCCGCTCCTATGTCGACGTCAACCGCGAGCCCTATGAGCTCGATCCCCGCATGTTCAGCGGACGGCTGCCGAGCTTTGCCAATACCCGCTCAATGCGGGTCGCCGGCGGCCTCGGCACCATTCCGCGCGTGGTCGGCGACGGCCAGGAGATCTACCGCGAGCGCCTCCTGGTCGACGATGCGCTGGGGCGGATCGAGACGCTGTACAAGCCCTACCACCGCGCGCTGCGCCGGCTGATCAACAAGGTGCACCAGATGTTCGGCACCGTGGTGCTGGTCGACTGTCATTCGATGCCTTCGGTCGGCGTGAGCAGGGACGAGCCGCGCCGGCCCGACGTCGTGATCGGCGACCGCTACGGCACGAGCTGCACCCCGCTGCTGCCGGACCGGGTCGAGGAGACCATGACCGGACTCGGCTATTCGATCGGCCGCAACAAGCCCTATGCCGGCGGCTTCATCACCGAGCATTACGGCAATCCCGCGAGCGGCCTGCACGCGGTGCAGCTCGAGCTCAATCGCGCGATCTACATGGATGAGCGGCGGCGCGAGCGAAGTGCACGCTTTACGCAAGTGGCGTCCGACTTCGGTGTTCTCGCCGACGTGCTGGCGACCACGATTCCGTTCGGCGATCTCGGCCCGTTCCAGGCCGCGGCGGAATAA
- the cpdR gene encoding cell cycle two-component system response regulator CpdR: MPKILLAEDDNDMRRFLVKALENAGFQVSSHDNGMAAYQRLREEPFEMLLTDIVMPEMDGIELARRASELDPDIKIMFITGFAAVALNSDSDAPKNAKVLSKPVHLRELVSEVNKMLAA; this comes from the coding sequence ATGCCAAAGATCCTGCTCGCCGAAGACGACAACGACATGCGCCGTTTCCTGGTCAAGGCGCTGGAAAACGCCGGTTTTCAGGTCTCGTCCCATGACAACGGCATGGCCGCCTATCAACGGCTGCGGGAAGAGCCGTTCGAGATGCTGCTCACCGACATCGTGATGCCGGAGATGGATGGCATCGAGCTGGCCCGCCGGGCCTCGGAACTCGATCCCGACATCAAGATCATGTTCATCACCGGCTTCGCCGCGGTCGCCCTGAACTCGGATTCGGACGCCCCCAAGAACGCCAAGGTGCTGTCCAAGCCCGTGCATCTGCGTGAATTGGTCAGCGAAGTGAACAAGATGCTGGCCGCCTAA
- a CDS encoding NUDIX hydrolase: MTAWRPHSHIRVVALGLHWRDGRLLAAEVRDDANRIKGVRPLGGEIEFGESWRTALMREFNEELGIDVSITGGPLVMENIFVHEGATGHEVMFIVEVAFPDGAFAGQDRIDFREDNGEEIVARWFDLSELDAEDGPKLFPTGLKGLLLGPKRG; encoded by the coding sequence ATGACTGCCTGGCGCCCACATTCCCACATCCGCGTCGTCGCGCTCGGACTGCACTGGCGCGACGGCCGGCTGCTCGCAGCCGAGGTTCGCGATGATGCGAACCGGATCAAGGGCGTGCGCCCGCTCGGCGGCGAGATCGAGTTCGGCGAGAGCTGGCGCACTGCCCTGATGCGCGAGTTCAACGAGGAGCTCGGCATCGACGTCAGCATCACGGGCGGGCCGCTGGTGATGGAGAACATCTTCGTGCACGAGGGAGCGACCGGCCACGAGGTCATGTTCATCGTGGAGGTCGCATTCCCGGATGGTGCATTCGCCGGCCAGGACCGCATCGACTTCCGCGAGGACAACGGTGAAGAGATCGTCGCCCGCTGGTTCGACCTTTCCGAGCTCGACGCCGAGGATGGGCCGAAACTTTTTCCCACGGGATTGAAAGGCCTGCTGCTTGGGCCGAAACGAGGATGA
- a CDS encoding RidA family protein, protein MSSVNKPGGNYLPVIIHGGIAYVSGQLPRRGEDLLYQGKVGAGVDIAAAQEAAALCADLCIAAINHATGGEDRIVQVLQLVGYIASAPGFTQQSQVMNGASDRLIERLGDRGRHARTSVGVAELPRGAPVELNMMAAVRS, encoded by the coding sequence ATGAGCAGCGTGAACAAGCCCGGCGGCAACTATCTGCCGGTGATCATCCATGGCGGGATTGCGTATGTCAGCGGCCAGCTGCCGCGCCGCGGCGAAGACCTGCTGTATCAGGGCAAGGTCGGAGCAGGCGTCGATATCGCGGCCGCGCAGGAAGCTGCCGCCCTCTGCGCCGATCTCTGCATTGCTGCCATCAACCACGCGACGGGTGGAGAGGACAGAATCGTGCAGGTCCTGCAGCTCGTTGGATACATTGCCTCGGCGCCGGGATTTACCCAGCAGTCTCAGGTCATGAACGGTGCCTCCGACCGGCTGATCGAACGCCTCGGCGATCGCGGTCGTCACGCGCGCACGTCCGTCGGTGTCGCAGAACTGCCCCGCGGGGCTCCGGTTGAGTTGAACATGATGGCCGCGGTGCGGTCGTAA
- a CDS encoding enolase C-terminal domain-like protein: MTCNLRIKRLTARPVIVPMNLPLQTSTGSVARAPLVLIDCETDQGAVGHAYLFSITPSALKPLTAMVTEMSELLAGDELLPFEIERKLTQRFTLLGLAGLQRLAQSGIDMAAWDALARAKGLPLARLLGGAPKPVRAYNSKGLGIMPAGAAVEEAHKLLAEGFQAAKIRVGRPDAREDLAVVRAVRKAVGDHVTLMCDYNQALTVTEAIRRGEMLDDEGLTWIEEPIRHDDYAGCARIADALRTPVQIGENFDSAFSMQSALSAEACDYVMPDVQRIGGVTGWLRAAALAHAAGIEMSSHLFSEVSAHLLCVTPTAHWLEYVDWADAVLSTRLTIKDGFALPSEEPGNGIAWDEAAVEKYRVT; encoded by the coding sequence ATGACCTGTAACCTCCGTATCAAGCGCCTCACCGCGCGGCCCGTGATCGTGCCGATGAACCTGCCACTGCAGACCTCCACCGGATCAGTCGCCAGGGCGCCGCTGGTGCTGATCGACTGCGAGACCGACCAGGGCGCGGTCGGGCACGCCTATCTGTTTTCGATCACGCCGTCGGCCTTGAAGCCGCTGACGGCAATGGTCACGGAAATGTCAGAGCTGCTCGCCGGCGACGAGCTGCTGCCGTTCGAGATCGAACGCAAGCTGACCCAGCGCTTCACCCTGCTCGGCCTCGCCGGCCTGCAGCGGCTGGCGCAATCCGGCATCGACATGGCGGCATGGGACGCGCTCGCCCGAGCCAAGGGCCTGCCGCTGGCCCGGCTGCTCGGCGGCGCGCCGAAGCCGGTCAGGGCCTACAATTCGAAGGGGCTCGGCATCATGCCGGCAGGCGCCGCGGTCGAGGAGGCGCACAAGCTGCTGGCCGAAGGATTCCAGGCCGCCAAGATCCGCGTCGGCCGGCCCGATGCGCGCGAGGACCTCGCCGTCGTCCGCGCCGTGCGCAAGGCCGTCGGCGATCACGTGACGCTGATGTGCGACTACAACCAGGCGCTGACGGTGACCGAGGCAATCCGCCGCGGCGAGATGCTCGACGACGAGGGCCTCACCTGGATCGAGGAGCCGATCCGCCACGACGACTATGCTGGCTGCGCCCGCATCGCGGACGCGCTGCGCACTCCGGTCCAGATCGGCGAGAACTTTGACAGCGCCTTTTCGATGCAATCCGCGCTGTCGGCGGAGGCCTGCGACTACGTGATGCCCGACGTGCAGCGCATCGGCGGCGTCACCGGCTGGCTGCGCGCCGCCGCGCTCGCCCATGCCGCCGGCATCGAGATGTCCTCGCATCTGTTCTCGGAAGTCAGCGCGCATCTGCTTTGCGTGACGCCGACGGCGCATTGGCTGGAATATGTCGATTGGGCCGACGCGGTGCTGTCGACGCGGCTGACGATCAAGGACGGCTTTGCGCTGCCGAGCGAGGAGCCGGGCAACGGGATTGCATGGGACGAGGCGGCGGTCGAGAAATATCGCGTGACATAG
- a CDS encoding adenylate/guanylate cyclase domain-containing protein, with the protein MKQEISEEQRKSGLLTGTVIVFLLLALPLAVWLDLAELSKTALRRQAVDLNSVITSVRGYYASNVVGRVLANPDGTTKVVHNYESVPGAIPIPATLSLELGRVIGAQQENITYRFVSDFPFQNRAPHQLDKFEKDALDALRKDPEQKIVETETSLFNDKVRLVAPVTMGPACVSCHNSHPESPKKDWKVGDVRGIQEVIIAQPIAANIFSFKFLLAYFLIAAGCGLSFLSLQRRQARRIKGMNRELESANDFLASLSMKISRYIPPQVYKSIFSGQKDVTIHTERKKLTIFFSDIQNFTATAERLQPEQLTQLLNEYFTEMSAIAHDYGGTIDKFIGDAMLIFFGDPETRGDRADAQACLQMAWRMQQRLAELNAKWRASGIEQPFRSRMGINSGYCNVGNFGSSDRMDYTIIGAEANLAARLQSIAEPGGIVLSYETFALVSDIVRAHALPAITMKGISREVIPYSVDALNDAAAERSGVITERAPGLELYLDPAVVKSGDAARVRSLLENALASLKPA; encoded by the coding sequence GTGAAACAAGAAATCTCCGAAGAACAGCGCAAGAGCGGCCTGCTCACGGGCACCGTGATCGTATTCCTCCTGCTTGCTTTGCCGCTCGCGGTGTGGCTGGACCTGGCCGAGCTGAGCAAGACGGCGCTGCGCCGGCAGGCGGTCGATCTCAATTCGGTCATCACCAGCGTGCGCGGCTATTACGCCTCCAACGTGGTCGGGCGCGTGCTGGCCAACCCCGATGGCACCACCAAGGTCGTGCATAATTACGAGTCCGTGCCCGGCGCGATCCCGATCCCGGCGACGCTGTCGCTGGAACTCGGACGGGTGATCGGCGCGCAGCAGGAGAACATCACCTATCGCTTCGTCTCCGATTTCCCGTTCCAGAACCGCGCCCCGCACCAGCTCGACAAGTTCGAGAAGGATGCGCTTGATGCGCTGCGGAAAGATCCCGAGCAGAAGATCGTGGAGACCGAGACTTCGCTGTTCAACGACAAGGTCCGCCTGGTCGCCCCCGTCACGATGGGCCCGGCCTGCGTGAGCTGTCACAACAGCCACCCTGAAAGCCCCAAGAAGGACTGGAAGGTCGGCGATGTCAGAGGCATCCAGGAGGTGATCATCGCGCAGCCGATCGCCGCCAACATCTTCTCGTTCAAGTTCCTGCTGGCCTATTTCCTGATCGCCGCGGGCTGCGGCCTGTCGTTCCTGTCGCTGCAGCGCCGCCAGGCCAGGCGCATCAAGGGCATGAACAGGGAGCTCGAATCCGCCAACGATTTCCTCGCCTCGCTGTCCATGAAGATCTCGCGCTACATCCCGCCGCAGGTCTACAAATCCATTTTCAGCGGCCAGAAGGACGTCACCATCCACACCGAGCGCAAGAAGCTCACCATCTTCTTCTCCGACATCCAGAACTTCACGGCGACCGCCGAGCGGCTGCAGCCGGAGCAATTGACCCAGCTCCTCAACGAATATTTCACCGAGATGTCGGCGATCGCACATGACTACGGCGGCACCATCGACAAGTTCATCGGCGACGCCATGCTGATCTTCTTCGGCGATCCCGAGACCAGGGGCGATCGCGCCGATGCGCAGGCCTGCCTGCAGATGGCCTGGCGCATGCAGCAGCGCCTTGCCGAGCTGAATGCGAAATGGCGGGCGTCCGGCATCGAGCAGCCGTTCCGCTCGCGCATGGGCATCAATTCCGGCTATTGCAATGTCGGCAATTTCGGCAGCAGCGATCGCATGGATTATACGATCATCGGCGCGGAGGCGAACCTCGCCGCGCGCCTGCAGTCGATCGCCGAGCCCGGCGGCATCGTGCTGAGCTACGAGACCTTTGCGCTGGTCAGCGACATCGTCCGCGCCCACGCGCTGCCCGCGATCACGATGAAGGGCATCAGCCGCGAGGTGATTCCCTATTCCGTCGATGCGCTGAACGACGCGGCGGCGGAACGCAGCGGCGTCATCACCGAGCGCGCGCCGGGCCTCGAGCTCTATCTGGATCCGGCCGTGGTGAAGTCCGGCGACGCCGCCCGCGTGCGCTCGCTGCTGGAGAACGCTCTGGCCTCGCTGAAGCCGGCGTGA
- a CDS encoding alpha/beta hydrolase: MKNYLAFLLVLTATTAFARGPLPARLPSPSDLVPTGLTDSDTTAGGTARLCEQVTFSRGLRYGESEANVLDVAASTTKADTPRPVLVFVAGDTFTGDRAAPELSHQIQDQAMCFAARNDMIGVRVNYRLAPGATWPMGATDVAAALSWVHGNIDLFNGDAREIVAIGYGAGAFHVATLLAHPELQADRADVAAVVLVSGIYRAGKDASDSEKAYLGGDASKYNARSVFPGILNVDVPIVLAWAADDSAGVVAQGETLKKTLCGAGHCPRASLLRSRDGIAAAFGLDGSGDSLAEPTMLLVKQLEARGLP; this comes from the coding sequence ATGAAGAATTACCTCGCATTTCTCCTCGTTCTCACCGCCACGACCGCCTTCGCTCGCGGACCTTTGCCGGCCCGGTTGCCTTCGCCTTCCGATCTCGTCCCGACAGGCCTGACCGATTCCGACACCACGGCTGGCGGCACCGCGCGGCTGTGCGAGCAGGTCACCTTCTCCCGGGGCCTGCGCTACGGCGAGAGCGAGGCCAACGTGCTCGACGTCGCCGCCAGCACGACCAAGGCAGATACGCCGCGGCCGGTGCTGGTGTTCGTGGCCGGCGACACCTTCACCGGCGACCGCGCCGCGCCCGAGCTGTCGCACCAGATCCAGGACCAGGCGATGTGCTTTGCCGCCCGCAACGACATGATCGGGGTGCGCGTCAACTATCGGCTGGCTCCCGGCGCGACCTGGCCGATGGGGGCGACCGACGTGGCGGCGGCGCTGTCCTGGGTTCACGGCAATATCGACCTGTTCAACGGCGATGCCCGCGAGATCGTCGCGATCGGCTACGGCGCCGGCGCGTTCCATGTTGCAACCCTGCTGGCGCATCCCGAGCTCCAGGCCGACCGCGCCGATGTCGCGGCCGTCGTGCTGGTGTCCGGCATCTACCGCGCCGGCAAGGACGCCAGCGACAGCGAGAAGGCCTATCTCGGCGGCGACGCCAGCAAGTACAATGCGCGCTCGGTCTTCCCCGGCATCCTCAACGTCGATGTGCCGATCGTACTGGCCTGGGCCGCGGACGATTCCGCCGGTGTCGTGGCGCAGGGCGAGACCCTGAAGAAGACCCTCTGCGGCGCCGGCCACTGCCCGCGCGCCTCGCTGCTCCGCAGCCGCGACGGCATCGCCGCGGCGTTCGGCCTCGACGGCTCCGGCGACAGTCTTGCAGAACCGACAATGCTGCTGGTGAAGCAGCTGGAGGCGCGGGGGCTGCCTTAA
- a CDS encoding methyl-accepting chemotaxis protein, which produces MRTNLPVTATEYPLTDETLIVSKTDLKGKLTYFNDQFVQASGFAEQDLIGQPHNIVRHPDMPPEAFSNLWETLKSGKPWAGAVKNRRKNGDYYWVLASATPIWEGDRVVGYMSIRTKLPREQREQAEQVYAAIREKKAGAFKIEAGMIRRRSIFDVLAPFTRSFKARLTTMVGGLAAAMLIIGVVGLAGMSEGNQRAKSIYEDRSVPLAQLFEINDRMQDNSLVMLRSAIEGRNRRDLAEVQSAVTANIERINKLWSDYMSTYLTPEEKSVAESFTPKRIEFVERGLKPALAMLANERYDELNAHMAGRAAELFRVAKTDMDRLVSIQIKEAKAEYDAAETAFFFAKIAVIATLCLGLVLAACFSFATIRAIARPLVHLNEIMSKIAQGVFNSRVNVERDDEVGVALRNLQALQAKLGFDREAQRDMEARAAAQRQADMHALAGEFEVAVGNIIETVACAATELEASARTLTNTADSTQQLSIAVAAASEEASTNVQSVASATEEMSSSVTEISHRVQDSAKMAAEAVNQTRQTNDRVGELSRAATRIGDVVELINTIAGQTNLLALNATIEAARAGDAGRGFAVVASEVKALAEQTARATGEISQQVTGIQVATQESVIAIGAIGVTIGRLSEISAAVAAAVEEQGAATQEISRNVQQAAQGTQDVSSNITDVQRGASETGSASSQVLSSAQSLSVESNRLKTEVDKFLANIRAA; this is translated from the coding sequence ATGCGCACCAATCTGCCTGTTACCGCCACCGAATACCCGCTGACCGATGAGACGCTGATCGTCTCGAAGACCGATCTCAAGGGTAAACTGACCTACTTCAACGATCAATTTGTCCAAGCCTCGGGATTCGCCGAACAGGACCTCATTGGACAGCCTCACAACATCGTGCGGCATCCGGATATGCCACCTGAGGCCTTTTCCAATCTCTGGGAGACGCTGAAGAGCGGAAAACCATGGGCCGGTGCTGTTAAGAATCGGCGCAAGAACGGCGACTATTATTGGGTGCTGGCAAGCGCTACGCCGATCTGGGAGGGTGATCGTGTGGTTGGCTACATGTCAATTCGCACCAAATTACCCCGGGAGCAGCGTGAACAGGCCGAGCAGGTCTACGCCGCGATCCGCGAAAAGAAGGCGGGAGCCTTCAAGATCGAGGCGGGCATGATCCGCAGGCGCTCGATATTCGACGTTCTTGCTCCATTCACGAGGTCTTTCAAGGCTCGCCTGACTACAATGGTCGGAGGACTGGCTGCGGCGATGTTGATCATCGGCGTCGTGGGCTTGGCCGGTATGAGCGAGGGCAATCAGCGGGCCAAGTCGATCTATGAAGACCGTTCGGTTCCTCTTGCCCAACTCTTCGAGATCAACGATCGCATGCAGGACAATTCGCTCGTCATGTTGCGCTCCGCCATCGAAGGGCGCAACCGGCGCGATCTCGCAGAGGTGCAGAGCGCCGTCACGGCCAACATCGAAAGGATCAACAAGCTCTGGTCGGACTACATGTCCACCTACCTAACCCCGGAAGAGAAGTCGGTTGCGGAGTCATTCACCCCGAAGCGAATCGAGTTCGTCGAACGTGGCCTCAAGCCGGCACTCGCGATGCTGGCCAATGAAAGATATGATGAGCTGAATGCCCATATGGCCGGCAGAGCAGCCGAACTCTTCCGTGTTGCGAAGACGGACATGGATCGGCTGGTCTCCATTCAAATCAAGGAAGCAAAGGCTGAGTACGACGCGGCAGAGACTGCGTTTTTCTTTGCGAAGATAGCCGTGATCGCCACACTATGCCTTGGTTTGGTCTTGGCTGCTTGTTTCTCTTTTGCGACCATCCGAGCGATCGCAAGGCCGCTCGTTCATTTGAACGAGATCATGTCGAAGATCGCGCAAGGGGTCTTCAATAGCCGCGTCAATGTTGAACGAGATGACGAGGTCGGAGTAGCGTTGCGCAACCTTCAGGCGCTGCAGGCCAAGCTCGGCTTCGATCGTGAGGCGCAAAGAGATATGGAGGCGCGCGCCGCCGCTCAGCGTCAGGCCGACATGCACGCGCTGGCGGGCGAGTTTGAAGTTGCCGTGGGGAACATCATCGAAACCGTCGCCTGCGCGGCGACGGAACTCGAAGCCTCTGCCAGAACACTGACGAACACCGCTGACTCAACCCAACAACTGTCGATTGCCGTCGCAGCAGCTTCGGAAGAGGCGTCCACCAACGTCCAATCCGTCGCCTCAGCGACTGAGGAAATGTCCTCGTCGGTGACAGAGATCAGCCATCGCGTGCAGGACTCCGCCAAAATGGCAGCGGAGGCGGTCAATCAGACCCGGCAGACCAACGACCGTGTCGGCGAATTGTCGCGAGCTGCCACTCGGATTGGCGACGTCGTCGAGTTGATCAATACCATCGCAGGCCAGACCAACCTCCTGGCGTTGAATGCGACGATCGAGGCCGCGCGCGCCGGCGATGCCGGCCGGGGCTTCGCCGTCGTAGCCTCCGAGGTGAAGGCGCTGGCCGAGCAGACGGCCAGGGCGACCGGAGAGATCAGCCAACAGGTCACCGGTATTCAGGTGGCGACACAGGAATCCGTGATTGCTATAGGGGCGATAGGAGTCACGATCGGCCGCCTGTCCGAGATATCAGCTGCCGTCGCAGCGGCTGTGGAGGAGCAGGGCGCAGCGACCCAGGAAATCTCACGCAACGTGCAGCAGGCTGCGCAGGGCACGCAGGATGTTTCCTCCAATATCACCGACGTGCAGCGTGGCGCTTCGGAAACCGGATCGGCCTCGTCTCAGGTGTTGTCCTCGGCGCAGTCGCTGTCGGTCGAGAGCAATCGGCTCAAGACGGAAGTCGACAAGTTCCTGGCGAATATCCGCGCGGCATAA
- a CDS encoding DUF3606 domain-containing protein has product MADNKAKRGGADRALIALTEKYEVAYWSKKFKVTPAKLKYAVKKVGHSAKKVEAYIKLQKHRASDKSRIALSEAYEVRYWSKKFKITPAKLKAAVAAAGHSAKKVGAYLAAQKAAKKAKKKTTKKAAKRKKAA; this is encoded by the coding sequence ATGGCCGATAACAAGGCAAAGCGCGGCGGGGCCGATCGGGCGCTGATTGCGCTCACCGAAAAATATGAAGTCGCCTACTGGTCGAAGAAGTTCAAGGTGACCCCGGCCAAGCTGAAATACGCCGTCAAGAAGGTCGGCCATTCCGCCAAGAAGGTCGAGGCGTATATCAAGCTCCAGAAGCACCGCGCCTCCGACAAAAGCCGGATCGCGCTAAGCGAGGCCTATGAGGTCCGCTACTGGTCGAAGAAATTCAAGATCACCCCGGCCAAGCTGAAGGCTGCCGTCGCCGCGGCCGGCCATTCCGCGAAGAAGGTCGGAGCCTATCTCGCCGCCCAGAAGGCGGCGAAGAAGGCCAAGAAGAAGACGACGAAGAAGGCAGCCAAGCGCAAGAAGGCCGCCTGA
- a CDS encoding alpha-ketoglutarate-dependent dioxygenase AlkB, which produces MTQLGLFAVPDAGPTGLRYTDNFIEPAVEQGLIDRIAALPLERFQFGAFEGNRRVASFGYRYHYTLQRLAEAEPIPDWLLPIARQAEAWAELPEASVRQVLCTEYEAGVGIGWHRDKPHFDKILGLSLGSACKFRFRRRSGDKWQRHTLEARPRSLYMMQGEARSHWEHSIPPVEARRYSITFRTMKQA; this is translated from the coding sequence ATGACGCAGCTTGGCTTGTTCGCCGTTCCTGACGCAGGCCCGACCGGCCTTCGCTACACGGACAATTTTATCGAACCCGCCGTCGAGCAGGGCTTGATCGACCGCATCGCAGCATTGCCGCTCGAGCGCTTCCAGTTCGGGGCGTTCGAGGGCAACCGCCGGGTGGCGTCGTTCGGCTATCGCTATCACTACACGCTGCAGCGGCTCGCAGAGGCGGAGCCGATCCCGGACTGGCTCTTGCCCATCGCGCGTCAGGCCGAGGCCTGGGCGGAGCTGCCGGAAGCCAGCGTCCGGCAGGTGCTCTGCACCGAGTATGAGGCCGGCGTCGGCATCGGCTGGCACCGCGACAAGCCGCACTTCGACAAAATCCTCGGCCTGTCGCTCGGCTCGGCCTGCAAATTCCGCTTCCGCCGCCGCAGCGGCGACAAATGGCAGCGCCACACGCTCGAGGCCCGGCCGCGCTCGCTCTATATGATGCAAGGCGAGGCGCGCTCGCACTGGGAGCACAGTATCCCGCCGGTCGAGGCGCGCCGTTACTCCATCACGTTCCGGACGATGAAGCAGGCGTAG
- a CDS encoding ATP-binding protein, with protein MSAAPDKWRPSLGLVIFAVLATVGVLPLVGLFFFRLYDNQLIRQTQAELIAQSRVLATIYAQEVTARLDSGLTLGAEVPPNVLPDPGDQVTPIRPALDLTANDLLRRRPEGQAAPHPAQAGYVEIGARLTPIIRETQKVTLAGFRILDPQGVVIAGRQEVGQSLAHIEEVADALHGQYRATLRNRVPDKPPPPIYSFSRGLGVHVFSAMPVIVDNRVAGVIYTTRTPSNIFDHLYQERGKFVLAGLAVILGTIAIGLVFSRTITLPMHELIDRAARIGRGDRAAFQPLRHYGTREFAQLSHSFLGMAEQLARRSDYIATFSAHLTHELRSPLTSIKGAAELLQDSYQGKSEGLTPAEQETFIANILSDTKRLEAMAQRLRELARAESLPQNERTELAPVIADLKNRFPASSIEASGSLDRPIGMSGEKALIVLSHLADNAMRHKAGTIRLEAVDERTTLRLTVSNDGEPISAPNRDRIFDAFFTTRRDQGGTGMGLAIARAVMASHGGSIRLKPTETGAAFELQFPMA; from the coding sequence ATGAGCGCGGCGCCCGACAAATGGCGGCCGTCGCTCGGGCTCGTCATCTTCGCGGTGCTGGCAACGGTCGGCGTGCTGCCGCTGGTCGGCCTGTTCTTCTTCCGCCTCTACGACAACCAGCTGATCCGCCAGACCCAGGCCGAGCTGATCGCGCAGAGCCGCGTGCTGGCGACGATCTATGCGCAGGAGGTCACGGCAAGGCTCGACAGCGGGCTGACGCTCGGCGCAGAGGTGCCGCCGAACGTGCTGCCCGATCCCGGCGACCAGGTCACGCCGATCCGCCCGGCACTCGACCTCACCGCCAATGATCTGCTGCGGCGGCGGCCGGAAGGGCAGGCCGCGCCTCATCCGGCGCAGGCGGGCTATGTCGAGATCGGCGCAAGGCTGACGCCGATCATCCGCGAGACCCAGAAGGTGACGCTGGCGGGCTTCCGCATCCTCGATCCGCAAGGGGTGGTTATCGCCGGGCGGCAGGAGGTCGGCCAGTCGCTCGCCCATATCGAGGAGGTCGCGGACGCACTGCACGGGCAATATCGCGCCACCTTGCGCAACCGCGTGCCGGACAAGCCGCCTCCGCCGATCTATTCCTTCAGCCGCGGCCTCGGCGTCCACGTGTTCTCGGCAATGCCTGTCATCGTCGACAACCGTGTCGCCGGCGTAATCTACACCACGCGGACGCCGAGCAACATCTTCGACCATTTGTACCAGGAGCGGGGCAAGTTCGTGCTGGCGGGGCTCGCCGTCATCCTCGGCACGATCGCGATCGGCCTGGTGTTCTCGCGCACCATCACGCTGCCGATGCACGAGCTGATCGACCGCGCCGCGCGGATCGGCCGTGGCGACCGCGCGGCCTTCCAGCCGCTCCGACACTACGGCACGCGCGAGTTCGCGCAACTCTCGCACAGCTTCCTCGGCATGGCCGAGCAGCTGGCGCGGCGCTCCGACTATATCGCGACATTCTCGGCCCATCTGACCCACGAGCTGAGGTCGCCGCTGACCTCGATCAAGGGCGCGGCCGAGCTGCTGCAGGATTCATATCAAGGCAAGTCCGAGGGGCTGACACCGGCCGAGCAGGAGACGTTCATCGCCAACATCCTGTCCGACACAAAGCGGCTGGAGGCGATGGCGCAGCGGCTACGGGAACTTGCCCGCGCCGAAAGCCTGCCGCAGAACGAACGCACCGAGCTGGCGCCCGTGATCGCCGACCTCAAGAACCGATTTCCGGCCAGCTCCATCGAAGCCAGCGGCAGTCTCGACCGCCCCATCGGCATGTCCGGCGAAAAGGCGCTGATCGTGCTGTCGCATCTCGCCGACAACGCGATGCGGCACAAGGCCGGGACCATCAGGCTGGAGGCGGTGGACGAGCGTACGACCCTGCGTCTGACGGTGAGCAATGACGGCGAACCGATTTCGGCGCCCAACCGCGACAGGATCTTTGATGCGTTCTTCACCACCCGCCGCGACCAGGGCGGCACCGGGATGGGTCTCGCAATCGCGCGCGCGGTGATGGCGAGCCATGGCGGCTCGATCAGGCTGAAGCCGACCGAAACCGGCGCCGCCTTCGAGCTTCAGTTTCCGATGGCCTAG